In Leptospira montravelensis, the genomic window GATCTTATTAGATGTTTTGATGCCAGGAATGAATGGAATGGAACTCATAGAAGAACTAAAAATTTTTCCAGAAACGAAAGCGATTCCTGTAGCCTTTATTACTTCGCGAGTTTTAAAAAATGAAATTTTGGAATACCAAAGAAGAGGTGGCATAGGTGTGATTGAAAAACCATTTGCCCCTCTTGAAATCGCTGATAAAATTCAAACTCTTTGGGAAGATTCAAAAAAAAGTCGTTAAACTTATTTGTCTTTAAACCCATCCAAAATTTCGTCTTGTCTTCCCATAAGGCGAACCGACAAACGTGGGCCCACTTCGCAAACAATGCGAGAGGCAACATAGTTTCCCCAACGCGCTGACTTTTGTGATGAATACCCTTGAGTTAAACCATACAAAACTCCAGCAGCAAAGGCATCCCCTGCTCCCGTAGTATCAATGGGTTTTACTGGAAATCCGGGAACTAATGTGATTTTGCCATTTTCAGCAACATAAGCACCGTCTTTACCAGCAGTCATAAAAACCAAAGGACAAAGTTTGGAAATATATTCCACAGCCTCTACTGCGGTTTTTGCCCCACTAAGAGCTAATCCTTCTTCCGTGTTACAAAAAACAACGTCTACATATTCTTTTGTTAGGTGAATAAATTCATCTCGGGAACGATTTACACAAAAAGGATCGCTATAAGTAAAGGAAACCTTTACATTGTTTTCCTTTGCTACTTTCATAGTCAGTTCGCTTGCTTTTTTCGTAGAATCTCCATCCCACAAATAACCTTCGACATATACAAATTTACTTTTTTTTAAGTTATTGACATCGATATCATTGGGGCCAAGTGATGTTGAAATCGCAAGATTGGTTAACATTGTACGTTCTGCATCAGGTGTAGTTAATACAACGCAAGTTCCAGTATGGCCATTGGCATCAGGTTTGGTTTCAAATAAAACACCCGCCTCTTCCATATCTTTTTTGTAAAATTCACCATAAGTATCATGAGTTACTTTTCCCGTATAACAGCATGTTCCACCGGAATTTGCAATCGCAATCATTGTGTTGGCCGCACTCCCACCAGAGCGAAGTTCTTTCTTTTCATCATGAAGATCAGCAAGAATTTGACCTTGTCTGGATTCATCTACAAGAGTCATAACACCCTTAGTGATATTTTGTTTTTCTAAAAAATTGGGACTGATAAAGGCAATGATATCTACTAGGGCGTTCCCTACGCCGAATACGTCGTAATGCTTCATGGGGACAATGCTTTTTTCCTTTAGGGAATTGACACTCAATTTTCCTATTTCAGTTTGGCAGGTACCGAGAAAATACCCTTCAATGGTTTCCAAATTCAGATTATCGATTCTGCTTTGTTTCAGTTTGACACCCTTTACCATTTTTGCGCAAACCAAAGATACGAAAGAAGTGGAAATTCGAGCCAATGTGGACTCTCAGTTTAAAAACTCAAACTTTGCTAAAAACCCAACAGGGTTTCAAAAAGAAATTGATTTATCACAAACAAACACCCGTTACACCAGCTTACCCGATGTTCTCAACCGAGAAGCAGGAGTCCGAGTGAGACAATATGGAGGACTTGGATCTTATTCAACGTTATCCTTACGTGGAACCAATCCAAACCAATCCAAAGTATATTGGAATGGTGTTCCCATTAACAATTCAATGGGTGGGGAAATTAATTTAGCAGATTTACCTTTCGATAATTTGGAAAAAATTGAAATTTATAAATCGGGAACTCCTGCCGGTTTTTCGGGATCGGCAATTGGAGGATCTATCAATTTAATTTCCAAATCAAAAATTGATAAACCAATCACCAGAATCAACTTGATGGGTGGAAGTTTTAAAACTGCTAAAGCCACTGTCACCCATATGGATCAATTTGCTAGTGGTTCTTATTTTGTGCAGGCTCTCCAAGAAACATCCGATCAAAATTTTAGTTATCTCAATAACAAAGGTACTGTTTTATTTAATACTTATGATGATACAATCGATACTCGCAGGAATTCACAATTTCGTAAAACAGGATTTACAGGAAATCTTTCGTTAGAATTTGGAAAAACAAAAATCAATTTACTGAATGATTATATCCACAGAAAACAAGGCTTACCTGGACCAGGGAACAGACAGACCGTTGCAGTGGACCGAGTTTTTAGTAAACTTTCTTCTGCGATCACAACAGAAACAAATGAATTTCTTTTACAAAATCTAACACTAGAAACAAAAACTTACGGGAATTTTTCAAAAGATGATTTTTTTGATCCCAAATCAGAATTTAGCTTTGGAACTCCAAATGCATTTACCAAAACAAACCAATACGGCTTTCAACTTTCACCCACTTTATATTTATTAGAATATAATCAAATTATAAGGTCCTCTTTCCAAACAGAACAAGAGTTTTTTACTCGATATGAAAAAAGGTCCAACCATGAAACAGAAAGAAAAGAACCTAAAAAACGTCGTGATACATTAAGTGCCACCTTTCAAGATGAAATAAGATTTTTTTCCAACCGACTTTTCTTAGTCCCTCAAGTTCGTTTTGAAAGATTTACGGATCGATTTGGAAAAGATGAAACGAGTGTTCGCAATCAACTCCTAGATCCAATAGCAGATGTTTTTTATGTCAGACAAGCATTTACCAATCCAAGTTTTGGTATTAAAATTATTTGGATTAAAAAAGAAAATTTAGAATTTGGAACACTTGGAAACATCAGCAAAGACTTTCGTATCCCCACCTTCTTAGAGTTATTTGGAGAAAGAGGAAGTATTGTAGGTAATACCAAGTTAAGGCCAGAACAAAGTAGAAACGGAGATTTCGGGTTTTATCTTAATACAAAACCATTTACAAATTGGAAAATCCAGTCAGATATCTCCATTTTTCAAAAACGAATTTATGATATGATTTTGTTTTTACCTAATTCCCAATTTACTCTTAGGCCTGAAAATGTAGACCAAGCACTCATTCGAGGTTTAGAAACAAGCCACAATATGATTTGGAACAAAGGAATCAAATTTAACTTTAATTATACGTACCAAGATGCAAAAAACT contains:
- a CDS encoding response regulator, producing MTDTALKHVLIVEDEEDIVEILKIALEFNSSYQVSFAKTGPEGLQKAIILQPDLILLDVLMPGMNGMELIEELKIFPETKAIPVAFITSRVLKNEILEYQRRGGIGVIEKPFAPLEIADKIQTLWEDSKKSR
- a CDS encoding adenosine kinase; the protein is MKHYDVFGVGNALVDIIAFISPNFLEKQNITKGVMTLVDESRQGQILADLHDEKKELRSGGSAANTMIAIANSGGTCCYTGKVTHDTYGEFYKKDMEEAGVLFETKPDANGHTGTCVVLTTPDAERTMLTNLAISTSLGPNDIDVNNLKKSKFVYVEGYLWDGDSTKKASELTMKVAKENNVKVSFTYSDPFCVNRSRDEFIHLTKEYVDVVFCNTEEGLALSGAKTAVEAVEYISKLCPLVFMTAGKDGAYVAENGKITLVPGFPVKPIDTTGAGDAFAAGVLYGLTQGYSSQKSARWGNYVASRIVCEVGPRLSVRLMGRQDEILDGFKDK
- a CDS encoding TonB-dependent receptor; this encodes MVSKFRLSILLCFSLTPFTIFAQTKDTKEVEIRANVDSQFKNSNFAKNPTGFQKEIDLSQTNTRYTSLPDVLNREAGVRVRQYGGLGSYSTLSLRGTNPNQSKVYWNGVPINNSMGGEINLADLPFDNLEKIEIYKSGTPAGFSGSAIGGSINLISKSKIDKPITRINLMGGSFKTAKATVTHMDQFASGSYFVQALQETSDQNFSYLNNKGTVLFNTYDDTIDTRRNSQFRKTGFTGNLSLEFGKTKINLLNDYIHRKQGLPGPGNRQTVAVDRVFSKLSSAITTETNEFLLQNLTLETKTYGNFSKDDFFDPKSEFSFGTPNAFTKTNQYGFQLSPTLYLLEYNQIIRSSFQTEQEFFTRYEKRSNHETERKEPKKRRDTLSATFQDEIRFFSNRLFLVPQVRFERFTDRFGKDETSVRNQLLDPIADVFYVRQAFTNPSFGIKIIWIKKENLEFGTLGNISKDFRIPTFLELFGERGSIVGNTKLRPEQSRNGDFGFYLNTKPFTNWKIQSDISIFQKRIYDMILFLPNSQFTLRPENVDQALIRGLETSHNMIWNKGIKFNFNYTYQDAKNYSDSPALNGKYLPLRSKSQGSALLALFNEFSEIGLEYQYIGANFRDRTNEYLGYLPARQFWNLYLQFIPYKNLETGNELVLGFEVRNLTDKRVEDLVGYPLPGRSYYFTGSYRF